One region of Streptomyces sp. CG4 genomic DNA includes:
- the scpA gene encoding methylmalonyl-CoA mutase translates to MGIPDFSGIELGTPAVDGSAEQWRAAVERATGSEEPLWETPEGIGVKPLYTGRDLEGLDFLGTYPGIAPYLRGPYPTMYVNQPWTIRQYAGFSTAEESNAFYRRNLAAGQKGLSVAFDLPTHRGYDSDHPRVTGDVGMAGVAIDSIYDMRQLFDGIPLDKMTVSMTMNGAVLPVLALYIVAAEEQGVPPEKLAGTIQNDILKEFMVRNTYIYPPKPSMRIISDIFAFTSQRMPRYNSISISGYHIQEAGATADLELAYTLADGVEYIRAGREAGLDVDAFAPRLSFFWAIGMNFFMEIAKMRAARLLWAKLVAQFEPQNTKSLSLRTHSQTSGWSLTAQDVFNNVTRTAVEAMAATQGHTQSLHTNALDEALALPTDFSARIARNTQLLIQQESGTTRVIDPWGGSAYVEKLTYDLARKAWAHIQEVEQAGGMAQAIDAGIPKLRVEEAAARTQARIDSGRQPVIGVNKYRVDSDEQIEVLKVDNSSVRAQQIEKLRRLRAERDEQACRDALDALTRAADGKENLLELAVHAARAKATVGEISDALEKVYGRHASQIRTISGVYRNEAGQSPNVDRTRALVDAFEEAEGRRPRILVAKMGQDGHDRGQKVIATAFADLGFDVDVGPLFQTPEEVARQAVEADVHVVGVSSLAAGHLTLVPALREKLAEEGREDIMVVVGGVIPPQDVPTLLEMGAAAVFGPGTVIPDAAYDLVKRLSADLGHEL, encoded by the coding sequence TGGGGACGCCTGCCGTCGACGGCAGTGCCGAGCAGTGGCGCGCGGCCGTCGAGCGGGCGACCGGCAGCGAAGAGCCGCTGTGGGAGACCCCGGAGGGCATCGGGGTCAAGCCGCTGTACACCGGCCGTGACCTGGAGGGCCTGGACTTCCTGGGCACCTACCCGGGCATCGCGCCGTATCTGCGCGGCCCGTACCCGACGATGTACGTCAACCAGCCCTGGACCATCCGCCAGTACGCGGGCTTCTCCACCGCCGAGGAGTCCAACGCGTTCTACCGGCGCAACCTGGCGGCCGGCCAGAAGGGCCTGTCGGTCGCCTTCGACCTGCCCACGCACCGGGGCTACGACAGCGACCACCCGCGCGTGACCGGCGACGTCGGCATGGCGGGCGTGGCGATCGACTCGATCTACGACATGCGGCAGCTGTTCGACGGCATCCCGCTGGACAAGATGACCGTGTCGATGACGATGAACGGCGCCGTGCTGCCGGTGCTGGCGCTGTACATCGTGGCGGCGGAGGAGCAGGGCGTACCGCCCGAGAAGCTGGCCGGGACCATTCAGAACGACATTCTGAAGGAGTTCATGGTCCGCAACACCTACATCTATCCGCCGAAGCCGTCGATGCGGATCATCTCCGACATCTTCGCCTTCACCTCGCAGCGGATGCCCCGCTACAACTCGATCTCCATCTCCGGCTACCACATCCAGGAGGCCGGTGCCACGGCCGACCTGGAGCTGGCCTACACGCTCGCGGACGGTGTCGAGTACATCCGCGCGGGCCGCGAGGCGGGCCTGGACGTCGACGCGTTCGCGCCCCGGCTGTCCTTCTTCTGGGCGATCGGCATGAACTTCTTCATGGAGATCGCCAAGATGCGGGCGGCCCGGCTGCTGTGGGCCAAGCTGGTCGCGCAGTTCGAGCCGCAGAACACCAAGTCCCTGTCGCTGCGCACCCATTCGCAGACCTCGGGCTGGTCGCTGACCGCGCAGGACGTGTTCAACAACGTCACGCGTACGGCCGTGGAGGCGATGGCGGCGACCCAGGGCCACACCCAGTCGCTGCACACCAACGCCCTGGACGAGGCGCTCGCCCTGCCGACCGACTTCTCCGCGCGCATCGCCCGCAACACCCAGCTGCTCATCCAGCAGGAGTCGGGCACCACCCGGGTCATCGACCCGTGGGGCGGCAGCGCGTACGTGGAGAAGCTGACGTACGACCTCGCCCGCAAGGCCTGGGCGCACATCCAGGAGGTCGAGCAGGCGGGCGGCATGGCGCAGGCCATCGACGCCGGGATCCCGAAGCTGCGCGTGGAGGAGGCGGCGGCCCGCACCCAGGCCCGTATCGACTCCGGCCGGCAGCCGGTGATCGGCGTCAACAAGTACCGGGTGGACAGCGACGAGCAGATCGAGGTCCTCAAGGTCGACAACTCCTCCGTGCGCGCCCAGCAGATCGAGAAGCTGCGGCGGCTGCGGGCGGAGCGGGACGAGCAGGCCTGCCGGGACGCCCTGGACGCGCTCACCCGGGCGGCCGACGGCAAGGAGAACCTGCTGGAGCTGGCCGTGCACGCGGCCCGCGCCAAGGCGACCGTCGGCGAGATCTCCGACGCCCTGGAGAAGGTGTACGGCCGGCACGCGAGCCAGATCCGTACGATTTCCGGTGTGTACCGCAACGAAGCAGGCCAGTCCCCGAACGTGGACCGCACCCGTGCCCTGGTGGACGCCTTCGAGGAGGCCGAGGGGCGCCGGCCGCGCATCCTGGTCGCCAAGATGGGCCAGGACGGCCACGACCGCGGCCAGAAGGTGATCGCCACCGCCTTCGCCGACCTCGGCTTCGACGTCGACGTCGGCCCGCTGTTCCAGACGCCGGAGGAGGTCGCCCGGCAGGCGGTCGAGGCGGACGTGCACGTGGTCGGGGTCTCCTCGCTGGCCGCCGGTCATCTGACCCTCGTCCCGGCGCTGCGCGAGAAGCTGGCCGAGGAGGGCCGCGAGGACATCATGGTCGTGGTCGGCGGGGTGATCCCGCC